A window of Natranaeroarchaeum aerophilus contains these coding sequences:
- a CDS encoding DUF7512 family protein, producing the protein MIEALALPGYVQAAILVGVVLVEAVVFYVGYGALEDTVAPSVINRIEQA; encoded by the coding sequence ATGATCGAAGCACTCGCACTCCCTGGGTACGTGCAGGCGGCGATCCTCGTCGGCGTCGTGTTGGTCGAGGCCGTCGTGTTTTACGTCGGCTACGGCGCACTCGAAGATACCGTCGCTCCCTCCGTGATCAACAGGATTGAGCAAGCCTGA
- a CDS encoding universal stress protein: MKAVLATDLSAASEATIESETCLNCLGRIGVEEIHLVTVIPANVHAGMPGIDFEKRRKRGLNRYRDVIEAAGLDVETHVVRGTPHRRINGVAETVGAGLTIIGSRGKSPLENRVIGSTARNLARTTVVPLVVNRIERAADDPEVLREHLFQRMLFATDFSANAERAFESFSYLRHATQEATLVHVGTPKDPGLGEGEDPEVELDALAARLEDWGIETETDVRQGDPADEILAAEAEFRPTTILLGSRGHSRLRRLLLGNVSEDLVARADGNVMLVPPERTA; the protein is encoded by the coding sequence ATGAAAGCGGTACTTGCGACGGACCTCTCGGCGGCGAGCGAGGCCACGATCGAGAGCGAGACCTGCCTGAACTGCCTCGGTCGGATCGGCGTCGAGGAGATCCATCTCGTCACCGTCATTCCCGCGAACGTCCACGCCGGGATGCCCGGCATCGACTTCGAGAAGCGACGGAAACGGGGCCTGAATCGGTATCGCGACGTGATCGAGGCGGCCGGACTGGATGTCGAGACCCACGTCGTGCGGGGGACGCCACACCGGCGGATCAACGGTGTCGCCGAGACGGTCGGAGCGGGACTGACCATCATCGGGTCCCGGGGGAAAAGCCCACTGGAGAACCGGGTGATCGGGTCGACGGCCCGCAACCTCGCCCGGACGACGGTCGTTCCGCTGGTCGTCAACCGGATCGAACGTGCCGCGGACGACCCCGAGGTGCTTCGGGAACATCTCTTCCAGCGCATGCTGTTTGCGACTGACTTTTCGGCGAACGCCGAGCGTGCCTTCGAGTCGTTTTCGTATCTTCGCCACGCGACCCAGGAGGCGACGCTCGTCCACGTCGGGACGCCGAAAGATCCGGGTCTCGGTGAGGGCGAGGATCCGGAAGTGGAACTCGACGCGCTCGCCGCCCGCCTCGAGGACTGGGGGATCGAGACCGAGACGGACGTCAGACAGGGGGACCCGGCCGACGAGATCCTCGCCGCCGAGGCGGAGTTCCGACCGACGACGATCCTGCTCGGCTCGCGGGGTCACAGCCGCCTGCGCCGCCTGCTGCTCGGGAACGTCTCCGAGGATCTGGTCGCGCGCGCCGACGGGAACGTGATGCTCGTGCCGCCGGAACGGACAGCCTGA
- a CDS encoding SDR family NAD(P)-dependent oxidoreductase, producing the protein MFDFENRVVIVTGAGQGIGAATATLFGEQGANVVVTDVVEQREAVGEAVEDAGGTALVRELDVTDYEQAQSVVEDTVDEFDRVDVLVNNAGIFPTAGLDDMTSEDWQQVIDINLTGTFNCTKAVLPVMRDQEYGRIVNISSASGGKIGWSGELSHYAASKGGVVGFTRSAAIDLGPDGITMNAVVPGMIDTGAAEQVSTDEEIQGAVNMTPVGRQGDPEELAAAIAYLASEPAAFVTGASLVVDGGITLV; encoded by the coding sequence ATGTTCGACTTCGAAAACCGGGTAGTCATCGTAACGGGGGCCGGACAGGGAATCGGCGCAGCGACTGCAACGCTGTTCGGGGAGCAGGGTGCCAACGTCGTGGTCACGGACGTCGTCGAGCAGCGGGAGGCGGTCGGCGAGGCGGTCGAGGACGCAGGTGGGACCGCGCTCGTGCGCGAACTCGACGTGACCGACTACGAGCAGGCCCAGTCCGTCGTCGAGGACACCGTCGACGAGTTCGACCGGGTCGACGTGCTGGTTAACAACGCGGGGATCTTCCCGACAGCCGGACTCGACGACATGACGTCCGAGGACTGGCAGCAGGTGATCGATATCAACCTCACAGGGACGTTCAACTGCACGAAGGCTGTCCTACCGGTGATGCGTGATCAGGAGTACGGCCGCATCGTCAACATATCCTCGGCCTCCGGCGGCAAGATCGGCTGGTCGGGAGAGCTCTCTCACTACGCCGCCAGCAAGGGTGGCGTCGTCGGCTTCACCCGAAGCGCCGCGATCGATCTCGGACCCGATGGGATCACGATGAACGCCGTCGTCCCGGGGATGATCGATACCGGCGCAGCCGAGCAGGTCTCGACTGATGAAGAGATACAGGGGGCAGTGAACATGACACCGGTCGGACGACAGGGCGATCCCGAGGAGCTGGCGGCCGCAATCGCGTACCTCGCTTCGGAGCCCGCCGCGTTCGTAACCGGTGCCTCGCTCGTCGTCGACGGCGGGATCACACTGGTCTGA
- a CDS encoding OsmC family protein, with translation MSENVSTYEMTGTRMSPRRMEIDTGEAAFVVGKDVNPVEYFLGAILGCLNSTGTMVARDMDIDIEEMTVRIDGDVDYSRYRGEESDARPGLQELDVTFDIDADADRERLEEWLAAVKDRCPVTDNVEHETPLTLDIEPA, from the coding sequence ATGTCCGAGAACGTTTCGACGTACGAGATGACTGGCACACGAATGAGCCCCCGACGGATGGAGATCGATACTGGCGAGGCCGCGTTCGTCGTCGGCAAGGACGTCAACCCTGTCGAGTACTTCCTCGGTGCGATACTGGGCTGTCTGAACTCGACCGGTACGATGGTCGCCCGGGACATGGATATCGACATCGAGGAGATGACGGTCCGGATCGACGGCGATGTCGACTACTCGCGCTACCGCGGTGAGGAATCCGACGCCCGCCCCGGCCTGCAGGAACTCGACGTGACGTTCGACATCGACGCGGATGCCGACCGGGAGCGCCTGGAGGAATGGCTCGCAGCAGTGAAAGATCGATGTCCCGTGACCGACAACGTCGAACACGAGACGCCTCTCACGCTCGACATCGAGCCGGCGTGA
- a CDS encoding YeeE/YedE family protein, whose protein sequence is MAASRHPLFMPLIYVGGLIFGFGLGFSHMAQPEVVLNFLQFEDFGLVFVMFGAAIVTGLGFAIVPRVLDSAPLTGDSYARRLKSFDRNVLIGGSIFGVGWGLSGICPGAAYASLGVGNVTILWALAGMFVGAYLQGVWRSQDAEASAGVTGAD, encoded by the coding sequence ATGGCCGCTTCTCGCCATCCCCTGTTCATGCCGCTGATCTACGTCGGCGGCCTGATCTTCGGCTTCGGCCTCGGCTTCAGCCACATGGCCCAGCCGGAGGTCGTATTGAACTTCCTCCAGTTCGAGGACTTCGGGCTGGTCTTCGTGATGTTCGGAGCCGCGATCGTGACCGGGCTCGGCTTTGCGATCGTCCCCCGCGTGCTCGACAGCGCGCCGCTGACTGGCGACAGCTACGCCCGGCGGCTCAAATCGTTCGATCGGAACGTCCTCATTGGCGGCTCGATCTTCGGCGTCGGCTGGGGCCTCTCGGGGATCTGTCCCGGCGCGGCCTACGCCAGCCTCGGTGTCGGCAACGTGACGATCCTCTGGGCACTCGCCGGCATGTTCGTCGGCGCGTACCTGCAGGGCGTCTGGCGCAGTCAGGACGCGGAAGCGAGCGCCGGTGTGACCGGCGCGGACTGA